In one Arachis duranensis cultivar V14167 chromosome 9, aradu.V14167.gnm2.J7QH, whole genome shotgun sequence genomic region, the following are encoded:
- the LOC107466140 gene encoding exocyst complex component SEC15A, which yields MMDLKTKRRTITDNGDGGDDLVLANLIANGDEVGPLVRLAFETGRPQGLLHQLSYVVKKKEAEIEELCKTHYEDFILAVDELRGVLVDAEELKGELQSDNLKLQQVGSTLLVKLEELLESYSVKKNLTEAIKMSKKCMEVLEVCVKCNSHISQGQFYLALKYVNLLEKSYLQDIPVDSLKMVIKKRIPIIKLHIEKKVCNQVNEWMVHIRSSAKTIGQTAIGRTATVRQRDMEMLEQQRMAEEQNVSGVGDLAYTLDVEDIEEDSNFKFDLSPLYRAYHIHDHLGIRARFCEYYYTNRLLQLNSDLELSMAQPFVESYQTYFAQIAGFFIVEDRVLRTTGGLLTVDQVDTMWETAVTKMTSVLEEKFSLMDSATHLLLVKDYVVLFGFTLRQCGREIGTLLDMLDSNHDKYHLLLLEECRKQFVDGLDNDSYEQLVIKKETDYESSVLSFNLQTSDIMPSFPYAAPFSSMVPDACRIVRSFIKGSVDYLSDCTHTNLFDVVRNYLDKFLIDVLNGTLLNTINSGKISVPHAMQIAANIAVLERACDFFLRHAAQLCGIPFQSVERLQATLTSKLVLKTTREAAYIAVQSLVDSKIDEFMSLSERVNWTSEETNQNGNGYMNEAINYLEYVLSTAQQILSMDAMYKVGVGAFEHISNSIVAAFSSDAVKRFNANAVMNIENDLQIIENFAEEKFYSLGLGEIYAEASFKSCLIEARQLINLLLSSQPENFMNPDVREKSYYALDYKKVAAICDKFKDSPDRIFGSLSSKNAKQSARKKSLDVLKKRLKDFN from the coding sequence ATGATGGATTTAAAAACAAAGAGGAGAACTATTACAGACAATGGTGATGGAGGGGATGATTTAGTCCTTGCTAATTTGATTGCAAATGGGGATGAGGTAGGTCCTCTTGTCAGGCTCGCCTTTGAAACAGGGCGGCCACAAGGGCTCCTTCACCAGCTGAGTTATGTGGTTAAGAAAAAAGAAGCTGAGATCGAGGAGCTGTGCAAAACCCACTACGAGGATTTCATCCTTGCGGTTGATGAGCTTCGAGGTGTGTTGGTTGATGCAGAGGAGCTAAAGGGCGAGCTGCAAAGCGACAATTTGAAGTTGCAGCAGGTTGGCAGCACCCTTCTAGTGAAGCTTGAGGAGCTTCTTGAGTCTTATTCTGTTAAGAAGAATCTGACCGAAGCTATAAAAATGTCAAAGAAATGTATGGAGGTGTTGGAGGTATGTGTCAAGTGTAACAGTCACATTTCTCAAGGCCAGTTTTATCTTGCATTGAAATATGTCAACTTGCTTGAGAAAAGTTACTTGCAGGATATTCCTGTAGACTCTCTCAAAATGGTCATTAAGAAGAGAATTCCGATAATAAAATTGCACATTGAGAAGAAAGTATGCAATCAGGTTAATGAATGGATGGTTCACATAAGGAGTTCTGCTAAAACTATAGGGCAAACGGCTATTGGTCGTACTGCAACTGTTCGTCAGAGGGACATGGAAATGCTGGAACAGCAGAGGATGGCCGAGGAGCAGAATGTTTCGGGAGTAGGGGATCTAGCTTATACTTTGGATGTAGAAGATATTGAAGAAGATTCCAACTTCAAGTTTGATCTTTCACCTCTCTATCGTGCTTATCATATTCATGATCATCTGGGTATCAGAGCGCGGTTTTGTGAATATTACTACACTAATAGACTGTTACAATTGAATTCAGACCTGGAGTTATCTATGGCACAACCTTTTGTTGAATCATACCAGACATATTTTGCTCAAATAGCCGGATTCTTTATAGTGGAGGATAGAGTCCTGAGAACGACTGGGGGGCTTCTGACAGTTGATCAGGTTGACACAATGTGGGAGACAGCTGTGACTAAAATGACATCTGTGTTGGAGGAAAAGTTCTCCCTTATGGACTCTGCCACTCATCTTCTCCTAGTGAAGGATTACGTCGTTCTCTTTGGGTTTACTCTCAGACAATGTGGACGTGAGATCGGCACACTTCTTGATATGCTCGATAGCAACCATGACAAATACCACCTTCTTCTTTTGGAAGAATGTCGGAAACAATTTGTTGATGGTCTGGACAATGACTCATATGAGCAACTGGTGATAAAGAAGGAAACTGACTATGAGAGTAGTGTTTTGTCGTTTAATCTTCAGACTTCAGACATCATGCCTTCTTTTCCATATGCTGCACCGTTCTCCTCCATGGTACCCGATGCTTGTCGCATTGTAAGATCCTTTATCAAAGGCTCTGTTGATTACTTGTCTGATTGTACGCATACAAATCTCTTTGATGTTGTGAGGAACTATTTGGATAAGTTCCTGATTGATGTATTGAATGGAACATTACTCAATACTATCAACAGTGGCAAGATAAGTGTACCTCACGCCATGCAGATTGCTGCAAATATAGCTGTTCTTGAAAGAGCTTGCGATTTTTTCCTTCGTCATGCGGCTCAACTGTGTGGCATCCCATTCCAATCAGTTGAAAGGCTTCAAGCTACTTTGACATCAAAGTTGGTCCTGAAGACGACAAGAGAAGCAGCTTATATTGCTGTGCAGAGTTTGGTAGACTCCAAAATTGACGAGTTTATGTCTCTTAGTGAAAGAGTCAATTGGACTTCTGAGGAGACAAATCAGAATGGGAATGGCTACATGAATGAAGCTATCAATTACCTCGAGTATGTTCTATCCACCGCGCAGCAAATTCTATCCATGGATGCTATGTACAAAGTTGGGGTTGGTGCTTTTGAGCATATTTCCAATTCCATTGTGGCTGCTTTCTCTAGTGATGCCGTCAAAAGGTTTAATGCAAACGCAGTCATGAACATAGAGAATGACCTCCAGATCATAGAGAATTTTGCAGAAGAAAAGTTCTATTCTCTTGGTTTAGGTGAAATTTACGCTGAAGCTAGTTTTAAGAGCTGCTTGATTGAAGCACGGCAATTGATTAATCTTTTGCTAAGTAGTCAACCAGAGAACTTCATGAACCCTGATGTGAGGGAGAAGAGTTACTATGCACTGGATTATAAGAAGGTGGCTGCTATTTGTGACAAATTCAAAGATTCTCCAGATAGAATCTTTGGGAGCCTTTCAAGTAAAAATGCAAAGCAAAGTGCTAGAAAGAAATCACTAGATGTGCTCAAAAAGAGGCTTAAGGATTTCAACTGA